CAGATCGAGAACAACAGCAAGGTAAGCCCAACGCTTGCCTGTCCAGATATACGTCACATCGCCGCACCACACCTGATTCGGTTCTGTCACTGCGAACTGTCGCTCAAGGCGATTCGGGATAACGATGTGTTCAGGACCACCACGTTTATATCGGTGGGTAGGCTGCTGACAACTCACCAGACCCAGTTCTTTCATGAGCCTTCCGGCAAGCCAGCGTCCCATTTTGAAGCCTCTCAGGGTTGCCATAATCGCGATACTTCTTGCGCCAGCAGAACCATGGCTGATGTTATGCAGCTCCAGAACCTGACTGCGTAACACAGCTCGCCTGCCGTCTGGCTTTTCGGGGCTTTTTTCCCAGTATTTGTAGCTGCTGCGATGAACCCCGAACACGTGGCAAAGTGTGACCACAGGATACTGCGCTCTGAGTTTCCCGATTAACGAGAACTGTTCAGGGAGTCTGACATCAAGAGCGCGGTAGCCTTTTTTAATATGTCGTTTTCCATTTCAATGCGTTGTAGCTTTTTCTTCAGCTCACGTATTTCAATCTGTTCCGGGGTTACAGGGGAAGCTTTAGGTATTTTGCCCTGTCGTTCATCCCGCAACTGCTTTACCCATCGCGTCATGGTAGAAAGACCCACATCCATAGCACTGGCCGCAGCTGCAACGGTGTAGTTCTGATCAAGGACCAGTTGAGCGGATTCGCGTTTAAACTCTGCGCTGAAATTTCTTTTTTTCATTGAGGCACCTGTAATGTTCTGAGGTGAGCATATCACCTCTGTTCGGGTGGCCAAATTCAGTAAACCACTACACTTCAGCTTCAGGCCCTTCGTGTAATCATCCTGAATGTGACCATTACGGCAGGCCCAAGCGATAACCGTAGACAACCGTGTCAGCAATTTGTTGACCGTAGAAGGGGCAAGGTTGGCTGCTATCATGGCATCCCTTATCGCGCTAACCTCTGGTCGCGTATAGGCCCTGAAGTTTATCCCTGCGGCAAACCGACCGACTGCCTTATGGGTCGAGAGTAAGTCCTTCTGGTTTCGTTCAGTCTGATTTACTTTGTGTTCTTCTCTATAGGCTGATGATAATTCATCCCAATACAGAGGCTCACCACTAGCTCCGCTACCCTTTTGATGCTCTCTCGTGAATTCTGACGGGCTACCACCCTGCTTTCCTTCCAGAATCGACACAGGAGCGTCACTATCAGCCCTGCTGACATCAATTGCTTTGCTACCATCAAGGATGTCCAACAGTGGACCAGCGTCGCCTCCATTGACCCGTTGCTGTGCCGCAGAGATTAACTTAATGGCTTCCCTGATATGCTTCTGCTGGTCAACAGATAATGCCTGAGTAGCCGCAATCTCCCGTAAGTCAGCCTTAGCATCATGAAGGTGCGCTACTTCGACCCCATCCCAGTAATCGTTCGTGGCATCAGTAAGGAAACATTCAGCCATCCATTTAAGATGCTCTCGCAGCTCCTCAGAGGTGGCCTCAGGATTATCCAGCAAGAAGGCTTTAGCGGTGGCTGAGAGTTCATTTAAACGGGACATAGCAAGACTCCTGACTGTGGTCTTCAGACCGATACTGACGATAGGCGCGGTACTTCCTACTTTACGAAGGCGCATAGTGTAACGCCCGGATGCTTTGCGGCGAATCAAATTAGGTTTCGCTAAAGTAGCCAGTAAGGTGACTTTGGGCGCTTGTGTCAGTATTGTATCAATCAAGAGTGTCATTAACGGCCCCCTTGAAGGCGGTTACAGATAGGGACTGACACATAAGAATGAATAAATAAGCAGAACATCTTAGCAATAATGAACATTTGTGACCCTCAAAGTGAATACCTATGCTTCACTTCAGGTCCCCATACCACACAAGGAAAACCCATGACTCGACGTCTTAGAAGAACCAAGATCGTGACGACTTTAGGCCCGGCAACCGATCGCGATAATAATCTGGAAAAGGTTATTGCCGCCGGCGCTAACGTAGTACGACTTAACTTCTCCCACGGCACGCCAGAGGATCACCAGCTACGTGCCGATAAAGTGCGTGAAATCGCGGCGAAACTGGGGCGCCATGTCGCCATTCTTGGCGATCTTCAGGGGCCGAAAATTCGCGTTTCTACCTTTAAAGAAGGGAAAATTTTCCTCAGCGTTGGCGACCGCTTTCTGCTGGACGCCAGTCTGGGAAAAGGTGAAGGCGATAAAGAAAAAGTTGGCATCGACTATAAAGGCCTGCCGGAAGATGTGGTGCCGGGTGATGTGCTGCTGCTGGATGATGGCCGCGTACAGTTGAAAGTGCTGGAAGTGCGCGACAGCAAAGTCTTTACCGAAGTCACGGTCGGTGGCCCGCTTTCTAACAATAAAGGCATTAACAAACTGGGCGGCGGTCTCTCTGCCGAAGCGCTGACCGAAAAAGATAAAGCGGACATCATTACCGCCGCGAAAATCGGCGTGGATTACCTGGCGGTCTCTTTCCCGCGCTGCGGCGAAGATCTTAACACCGCGCGCCGCCTGGCGCAGGAAGCAGGCAGCGATGCGAAAATCGTCGCTAAGGTTGAGCGCGCCGAAGCCGTTTCCAGCCAGGAAGCGATGGACGATATCATCTTAGCCTCTGACGTGGTGATGGTAGCCCGCGGCGATCTGGGCGTCGAAATTGGCGATCCGGAGCTGGTAGGGATTCAAAAAGCGCTGATCCGCCGTGCTCGCCAGCTGAACCGCGCGGTGATAACCGCCACGCAGATGATGGAGTCGATGATCACCAATCCGATGCCGACGCGCGCGGAAGTGATGGACGTCGCCAATGCGGTGCTGGATGGTACCGATGCGGTGATGCTCTCCGCAGAAACCGCAGCGGGTCAGTATCCGGCGGAAACCGTTAGCGCGATGGCGAAGGTGTGCCTGGGCGCGGAAAAAGTGCCCAGCATTAACGTATCGAAACATCGTCTGGAAGTGCAGTTCGATAACGTTGAAGAAGCGATTGCCATGTCGGCGATGTACGCGGCCAACCATCTGCAGGGCGTCACGGCGATTATCACTATGACGGAATCGGGCCGCACCGCGCTGATGACGTCGCGCATCACCTCCGGGCTGCCGATTTTCGCTATGTCGCGTCACGAGCGTACGCTTAATCTGACGGCGCTCTATCGCGGCGTTACGCCAGTTTACTTTGACAGCAACAATGACGGCGTGGCGGCAGCCCATGATGCGATTAATCTGCTGCGTGACAAGGGTTTCCTGGTCTCCGGCGATCTGGTCATTGTTACTCAGGGTGACGTGATGGCTACGACCGGCACCACTAACACCAGCCGCGTTCTGCGCGTCGAATAATGCTGGAAGCTGCCGCCCCGCTGCGGCAGCTTCTTACTGCCCTTTCCTGTTTCGCAATCGCCGATGGTTGCCGCATCGCCAACTTTCCTCAACGTTTGCGCACTCACCGAATACCGCTGCGCCGTTAACTCTCCGCTGTAGTTCATCCGCATAAGCCCGTTTCTTGTCGCACCGTCAGCCTCTTTTGCACTCCTTCCCTGCGTTTCCATACTGCCATCCGTTAAGCCCGATCGCTTTTTGCGCAGGCTACCCAGGCGCTTTTTCAGCCTTGCCCGCAGATAGCTGCCCCTAAAATTGTGATCATCATCACACTTTAAATATTAATAACGCTTATAACTTAATTGTCACCAAAATCTTATTGAATGATAATGATTGCTATTTATAATCACATTTTCATTCTCATGCGCAGCATTTATGTAACAAAACAGCGCTATAACCGCATAAAAAGGAGGTTTATCTGCTTCAGACGGCTATTCCTCTGTTTTCATTTTATTGTGGGTAAAATTCCCCCACCCACAAAACATTAGATAAATTTAACTGATGCCGTAAAGCATCAGGCGTACAGGGCCGCCATTTTTTTACTGGCGGTACGGGTTTCTTACGTCCAGAAAAAGGGTCAGGAAATGGCTTTAGTTTCCGCAACAACGCAAAATCTCGCTGCAGGCGATCGTGATACGTCATCCGCCAGCGGCAGCGAATTTTTCTTTAACGAGGCTCAGCTGGAGCAATACGCGCAACAAACCCTGAGTGCGCTGGCGTTAATTCGCCACCAGCTACAGCAGACTGAAAAACCGTTTAGCGGCATCTTGCCGCATGAGCTGGCGCCCGCCTTACGTGATATCGACCTGGAGCAGCCGTTAGGCGATTCCCAGGCGGCGCTGAGCGAACTGGCGGAGGTTTATCTGCGCGATGCGGTGTGGTTCCATCATCCTAAATATGTCGCTCATTTGAACTGTCCGATCGTTCTGCCCTCCCTGCTGGCGGAACAGGTAATGAGCGCGGTGAACAGCTCGGTAGATACCTGGGATCAAAGCGCTGGCGGCACGCTCATCGAGCAAAAGGTGATCGACTGGACGCTACAACGTATCGGCCTGCCGGCCGGCTCGGATGGGATTTTTACCAGCGGTGGCACCCAGTCGAATCTGATGGCGATGCTGCTGGCACGCGACAGCTGGTGCCTGCGTCAGCATCCTGACCATTTAATTAAGCAGCGCGGCCTGCCGCCTGAGGCAGGAAAATGGCGTATTTTCACCTCAAAAATGAGCCACTTCAGTATTCAGAAATCAACCGCGAT
This Mixta hanseatica DNA region includes the following protein-coding sequences:
- a CDS encoding IS3 family transposase (programmed frameshift), with protein sequence MKKRNFSAEFKRESAQLVLDQNYTVAAAASAMDVGLSTMTRWVKQLRDERQGKIPKASPVTPEQIEIRELKKKLQRIEMENDIFKKGYRALDVRLPEQFSLIGKLRAQYPVVTLCHVFGVHRSSYKYWEKSPEKPDGRRAVLRSQVLELHNISHGSAGARSIAIMATLRGFKMGRWLAGRLMKELGLVSCQQPTHRYKRGGPEHIVIPNRLERQFAVTEPNQVWCGDVTYIWTGKRWAYLAVVLDLFARKPVGWAMSFSPDSKLTIKALEMAWEARGKPAGVMFHSDQGSHYTSRQFRQLLWRCRIRQSMSRRGNCWDNSPMERFFRSLKNEWVPVTGYINFSEAAHAITDYIVGYYSSLRPHDYNGGLPPNESEKRYWKNSKSVASFS
- the pyk gene encoding pyruvate kinase — encoded protein: MTRRLRRTKIVTTLGPATDRDNNLEKVIAAGANVVRLNFSHGTPEDHQLRADKVREIAAKLGRHVAILGDLQGPKIRVSTFKEGKIFLSVGDRFLLDASLGKGEGDKEKVGIDYKGLPEDVVPGDVLLLDDGRVQLKVLEVRDSKVFTEVTVGGPLSNNKGINKLGGGLSAEALTEKDKADIITAAKIGVDYLAVSFPRCGEDLNTARRLAQEAGSDAKIVAKVERAEAVSSQEAMDDIILASDVVMVARGDLGVEIGDPELVGIQKALIRRARQLNRAVITATQMMESMITNPMPTRAEVMDVANAVLDGTDAVMLSAETAAGQYPAETVSAMAKVCLGAEKVPSINVSKHRLEVQFDNVEEAIAMSAMYAANHLQGVTAIITMTESGRTALMTSRITSGLPIFAMSRHERTLNLTALYRGVTPVYFDSNNDGVAAAHDAINLLRDKGFLVSGDLVIVTQGDVMATTGTTNTSRVLRVE